agtcaaaaatcatgatacgaacctattccaaggctcggaactctaaacggacatcgataacaccaaaattcacttcaaatcaaacttaggaaattctaaaacctccAAAATGTTAACTTTCCTCAATAAGCACCGAAATGCTCTCGGGCCATCCGATAATCAACCCGAACACActcccaagtctgaaatcatcatacggaccCTTTGGAACCTCCAAAtcttgattccgaggtcgtttactcaaaagtcaacccttggtcatctcttccaacttaaggcttccgatttgagaattttccttccgaatcaactccgaacttcccaaaatccaattccgaccacacgtacaagtcgtaatacatgaagtgaagctaattaaggcctcaaaccaccgaatgatgcgctagagctcaaaacgatcggtcatGTCGTTACAATCTCAGTTATgtcctatgggagctaacaaatatggtttaagagaaggatgagaTATCAGGATCTAACTAGGATAAGAGTAagccaaaatggtggatggattgttatcattatcTAACATTTTAGAAGGATAGGgaaaatgtggtaatagatctccttgtaagacacccagatggtgaactctagaatagtatagtgagatatgaatactagactattcagatatttcagaagataggcagtggaatcctagaagggaaatatttaccttagtatgactcccgccCCTAGTAAAAAAatagagagaatgttaggcatcctgaagagccagtgagatgaagcaaggggagctaaaaatgAAAGAACGTTttattgaagttttcagaataacgtgatagacagaaatattaacCAGAGAATAAGAAGAGAATAAATGaggcattatgagtaagatgtgataaatgggtgataacggtaaatcaaaatatgatagaatacagagtctatagtcaagtaaagggAAATACAAGAGGATACATGCCTTGAATCAATAAAAGGGTATAAGCCAttaagtcatatcctcattttgagaaataagttagTGACTCCAACataattaccaaaaggaaaagttagaccctagagtaatagaattagtatgggctggtgaacaagataaaatgtacatgaattagggaccgaatgatttgataatagtcagcatcgtgagaatttcagagatcgcgttctggcgataatagaatggataacagaagaataacctttaaagggcATTCGGGAAGACGATTCCCTGAAGCGAGCAAtttgagcagagttaagcttaagggagtaagtgtgccagttacactaggtgtcaccctcgtgagtaagaaattttgttatcctttgtACAGAAGGgttgccgcaaggcgagtaagagtcagtgaagatgtgaaaagacgcaaaaaatgaagataggggggaagatggtgtgatatggtattaagtaggAGTTATATGGTTCAGGTAACTACTGAATAGTAAGGGAaaaatgtggtaaaaaggagaaaggaatgAAATTACATTTATTTAGATTATACAGATATGttatgactccagaacattatgcaagcacgacgccgGGGAGAGGCAATAAGGGTTTCcgcccaggatgttattgataaataagtgtgaatgaacactggatacataaggagccagtgcaagaggtaagttaagacaaatgaAATAACCCAAGAGATATTACatggaatatggatatgagaatggaccaacgagtagttagtagttggttcaggaagagtctagttatgtcTAGAAAAGAAGATACagataaatcaacagatcgtgcaagataaacatagtgaaacccaacatagaaattcagtctcgcagatttgatgacattgtgatccttgagaaattttcagaaaagaGTTAGGGTAGTTAAAGGAACCATTTAAGTTTTACGGACATAAGaaagagtgccactaaggagacaatcaaaatttgagttcagaagtaaccctacgagcagaAGGGCATGaaggtatgtaactaaggatatttataggcgagtaagaacataggcgagtaagaacatcgaaAATTCCGTCAGGTATATGATGTAAtgagctcacaactttacaagagttagagggtTTCCCCTAAGTATTACCACGAAAGACTAGCCAAGGAAATAAGGAATAAGTCTTcgacctaagcatagtgacctaaagaagaaatgatcttgtaacaacagtctcactatatCATCGTATggactccataagaaagtggcacctatcgtgattAATGAAcaagaagtaaaatcaaaagtagtattcaagatcatatgggttgcatggaattccaatatgtgtgggcactaagataagagAAGTATTCATGCAAAAAGTGGCAGAATGGCCCGGAAAAGTAAtcgcttacatttaaagacaactgagaataCACAGAAGGAGATCTACgatgctagcaagttaaaggagggttgcgagtagtataaatagacatgtgtaggtcgcaagctaaagtatggtagagcgataaTTTATTttggtagataggagtaaggataagaaaaggttagtgagaaggtgacgaggaTAGGTAAGGCCTCAGAATTAAGCCCAttaaaacaagagagctgatggtttccctaagttatagaaagccagtataacctgaatgaactcggaggagtctaagactaggtgcgtgtagaagagatggaatgcttccgttgtagtagaataagggtgtaattgtgatagataagaggatggcGTTTAGGAccttgattgagtaatgatttaaagaaaaggtGATTTCATGCATTGCACGGGATTATAATACCcaccataagatgaatcacgttgggattcTACTAAATAcaattattgaagtatagtatcgtccctaggtggatcaggaaaatcacttcaaatgttccccgatgcagcgtgagccctagtgacaatatattacgtaagaggtttaaagttatcagtggtagattatggatcaacattaaggtgaatcaacaatggatggataaaagtttcaaagtatgagatgagattaggctatcattcttaagataaatagtaatgaggaagcattaaaggacttagatttatacatataggataagcagtgagagagtaacctggagttgggtagcatacctcggtaataataaaacCAAAGTAAGTGTTAGggcatagtatgacctacctagatgcagtaaagccataaggatagatatccGAGGCTgcgaaacaagatatagcaacaGTTGTATGTTCGACAAAGTACTaagtgaagaacttcagtatacctatagatgcccagagggacaacttatcatagttctatatatattcacaaggtgaggcctagagattggctaaaagctgaaggaaaagggagagaagagtcgcatcgGTGCACAAATAAGGACAAAATCGTaaaggctgcatgacagaaggtagcaaaaGTTACGAGATCGAAAACATTTTGACCAcaggtcgtggtgtgagaaagaggcctaaaggggggaatgacttggcctttggatttattcatagaacagttgcctagatggcaaggatagaattaaagtatttgtaagaactataggttatgagactgataagcgcattagtcaacattcgaggacgaatattctaaaggggggaatgatgttacaccccatattttcgtacgtgagagtacattgtaagtcaattgatgtaagctcagaaatgagattatatttgaaagtacataaattaAATTAATCATGTTACCGTGGAGGTtaaaaatctttaagatcatggataacatgtaccaagagggttggaaggcttagaagctaaacgaatcaaagaaaataaattttgtcgaAAGTGGACAAGTTAGGAATGTTAtgacatgtactttggggtgagactagggatATTAACATAATAagtaggttatgttatgagttattttagttgtatgatagtcgtgtgttgcattttaaagtcaagcgagttgtggaacaaaaattaacaaaggtcatcacaagttacattcataatgtgctgaaaataaggtcaaatgtagcagagcttctcctaatatacttggaattacaggATAAACCatataccaaattgaatatctaggAGTCTTGTTTCTatctcattaaaccgttcatcgatacgacatcggagtagagagatattcgcattttcgcgagactgcgcaagaAGATCCCAATGGGACCCAATTAGGCGATGGACGACCCTTGAGCATTTTAAAGGCTTTGGACGGCTCAATTTTGGTCCTTTTAGACCAAGGACAGTTCCCAAACTCTCTCAACACCTCTCTAACAGTCCTTCATGGTTCCAAGTCGAATCCAAGGTTGTTTTTCCTAGACCTAACCTCAAAAGATTAGCCTAGGTGAAGAAAAGAGActctatggtgttgtgatgcCATTAAGGGTGCTTGTAAGCTAAGGGAAGCTTTGGTTCGAGTTTTTTCTGATTATTTAAGGTATTTATAACATCCTATTTCTTGGGCTTAATcttatctatgtgttggttaagttatttggatgaagaattacaagatagaacttgaagttgtataagaagttgttgtctcttattggactattttggagttgtgtATACGACTTCATATGGCTGGAAATTATGGAAACTAAGTTGGATATGATATTTTTAGTATGATTATGTTGGTTTACATGTCAATCTTGTTGATGAAATTTGGTAACTAGAAAAGAAATGGCTATAAAGCACTTGGAAGTTGTCCATAGTGATATTATCTTGTGTTAGGCTATTTTGGGTAACATTGAAATTGAGTACAAGGTTTGACATCCTTTAAAAGGTATTGgttattatactgtatatattATTAAGTTCAAGAATGAATGATAATGGGTTAAAGAGTGCCaaagggattcaatccgagcttgccgctcgtcgtcaTATGTTGATGActtattaatgaaatattttgtaccctattgttgatgttgttcttattgtattgccctgatttttgttgttggtatatggtattggaggaggccctttttacaggggagatgctgcccaaatattcataaacgagctactagtttaagttgcggacttagcctttactcaacactaattttaaatctccttatgctatggtagattgagttgagctgtttgaagaattgcttggaaggtattaaggactcaacggagttaaggtatattaagtctatcccttctttcattttggaatgatccatatgatacaacgaaactagcaaacacacaactttcacaagtgactctattcctagaagtactagggttgcctatgttcttgattccctatgtgtcctattattatatcatctgttcatgggtctcagaaaatacgtaagttgataaagtttatccgaaggcataatgatcttatgaaatttcgagagatcttattgacttacttcattatgcattgcattcatttatacatatacattgacccatgaccagatgacgttatatacgcgtatattatgtACATGAGGTATGGGGAAaagttacggtgttatatacacacttccacctaatcagctggtatacattgatgatttcacCCACAGAGGCACCACTACCTGattagttggtatacgttgatgatttcgcccactgaggccgagataatatgatgggatgccctcagaggcttgatgatgttatgtacgcatatacctatgcatgatatgacatttatacgcatatgcatgacattataaatgtttcatgaatcacaaagctattcagacttataggttgagttctttactccatgtttctttcatgtcttttatacactgtttttcatgccttacataattggtactttatttgtactgacatcccttttttcctggagacgctgtgtttcatgcccaaaggtcccgatagataggttgacagtcctcctagtaggctatcagctcagcagaaggtgttggttCACTCCACTTGTTcaggagttgcctatttggtcagaatactttggacatgtatagatttgtatggcggggccctgtcccggcctttatgacgtttatgtactcttagaggcttgtagatatatgtcatgtatatgaatgattgtatgaccttgtcggcctatgttttgagtgtataaATGATCATTTCGGTcgtataggcccgtatgtcacatgtttGGCTCTGTAGCtaagctatcgctacttgttgggcttgtagcctctcgaagatcatacgtaagctggcCCCGATTTCTCCCGCATTTTGGGTATCTCGGGCTacagatcgagtaccgccctgaatgcatCTTTCCGGTTCGGAGCGCTGATTTGCCCccaaagctatttgtgaattgacatccagtGGTATTTCGGCTCGAATTTTGGGTACTTCGATTTGAGCCTCGGTGCCATCGTTAATTGGCCTTCCGGCACcaggtgccaagttgttggtttcatcttgaaggccggcttcgtaatcgattggtgaagccatttgattggtGGTTATTCGCAGCTGATCCGAAATTCAAGATGTTTTCGGAAATGAGTGCAAGGCACAATGGCGTGTTTtttcagatttgtatcaaataaccactgttatcctcggaccccacggtgggcgccaaactgtttacccgaaaaatggatagaatTGAATTTATACGGAGTTCTgaggatatgtggcgtaacttgacacaaaatgtaaggattaataaaaatataaatatagattagAGAGAATCCGAAATAGGTAAGGTTGCCAGGAACAAAGAATcttaggattcaacaaatagaatcaatgTAAGAAATCTGAATGAACAATTCTTTATTGTAGAAGAATATAAcacttttattacaatgtaaaCCCTCAAAAACTTGTCCTACAGAAATagtaaccaagcccttttatagtggagggattttGCTCTAAGCATAATAAGATATACATTCAGTGagagacccatgataagtcatcttttccataatttctgccaagattctctctagtgggattgcaacggcttttgtctgtgagctcgatcttgcttaggaccctcgattttggtttgagcttgaaTTCGGCTCGAACTcatgatcttggttcgagcccgatcctggatcgagccctcgaattgattcgaggtcaatgtCGGTTGGTCTCTGAATtgtcagcatggtagattttgattcgAGCTTGGTAATGATATCGAACTTTGACACGGATCGGCCTCCCAGGTTCGAGGATAGTTTGCTCCACCTTCGGGATCTCACTTCGATAAATCATCATTTGAACTCGATCGGACGTGCTAAGGCCGAAacctatttcgaccgtatacagagaGTAAGCTTTTGTACAATATTTGGTCgaagttaaaaaaattattttgagttgaagttgaaaagaaaTACTATTTGGAAGTTATAGTTGTGTTTTCTCTAAATACAAATTGAATATTTGtgagaaaaattattatttcacttgtaattttgcTCAAACAATGGTTCTTTATTAAGTAACATTTTACTGGTATTTAAAATACTGAAATCCAGTGATACTCTGCAACTATGAGAAATCGAAAGTGTGACTAAACTGTAAATGTATATTCTATAATCCTAATTCCTAGGGGCCTTTCCACCTACTGGACTTCAATTTATCGCTGATTTGCCAACAAGGCAGAGTATACGCCAGCCTCATGATTAACCCGTGATTTAGAAGCAACCCAATCACCGTTCCCCATAATGTCAGCTCAGAAATTAACActcctttttttaaaataaaaaaggacAATTAAAATCTTAGTCCATCAGAAGAAAAAGAAACGCAATCGAACGCCAACCGATTTCAAATGTAATCCGAGTTTCAAAAATAAAAAGTCATTGTTAGTTACATATACCTTACTTAACAAAGCTGTGTGTATATATATCCCTCCATTATCCAACGATCTTCTAACACCACAGAAACTTCCTAAAGACACTTCCCAACGTTGTTGTTGTTTGGTTCTGAAAATTCTCTGACTCCGTCGTTGCTTTAGTCCATCCGTTTTCTGCAACTCAGTCTTTGGATTTTCTAGATCTAAGGTGAATCCTGCTACTCATTCTTTAATTTGAGTTTTCATCTGGATCTCGattttcatttataatttctaTATTTCAACGCCTCATCTCTGtcttcctctgttattatggttAATTTGATAATGTAGTTTCTCTAATTAATGGCATATTTCTGTTAGAACTGCATGATAACTTGGAAGCTTTACTCGTTGGATCTGATGCGTGAGGCTCTTGTGCTGAAATTCTGCCTTATTATATTAGCAGGAGCTTTGATATATCAGAATGAAGGCGCTTATTCTTGTTGGAGGGTTCGGTACTCGGTTGAGGCCATTGACGCTCAGTGTCCCAAAGCCATTAGTTGAATTTGCCAACAAACCCATGATTTTGCATCAGGTACTTTTCCACAATACCCTCTAGTTTCATTAATATGCTTATTCAATTTACAATCCTATTCCACCAAATATGcgtattttatttgtttttactAATCAATATATTTGGTTGTTGGATTGTTATTACTACAAACTACTTGTTCTGGTTTGGAATTGTATCAGACAATTTGACTTGTCTTATTGCTCTAGCTAAGTATATCATCAAATTTGTTATATTTGTGTTATAGTTAAGCCTCTCATTGCTATAAAATCCTTAAATATGTGTTATGTTCAGAATTTATTGTACTGAGCTTTCCTTCCCCCTGCATCTGTTCTATTATGATCTCAAAAAGTGAACTAAAATAGAAGCAAGCAAAGCATATGTAGTACAATGTCTTTGTTAGTCTAGAATATTTTGTGGTTAAACGATTCATCTTGACTTAAGCTTTTTTCTTCAGATTGAGGCTCTCAAGGCAGTCGGAGTAACTGAAGTTGTACTGGCTATTAATTACCAACCTGAGGTCATTTTCTTACCCCTTACAAATTTGTCTTGATAGTTTAAAACTTAACAGAATAGAAGCGTTAACAGAATAGAAGCGTCTTTTGGTGCAGGTAATGCTCAACTTCTTGAAAGAATTCGAGGCAAACCTTGAAATCAAGATCACCTGTTCTCAAGAAACTGAACCACTTGGCACTGCAGGTCCCCTTGCTTTGGCTAGAGATAAGCTGATTGATGACTCTGGTGAACCTTtttttgttcttaatagtgaTGTTATCAGTGAATATCCTTTCAAGGAGATGATTGCTTTCCACAAATCCCATGGAGGTGAGGCTTCCTTGATGGTGACCAAGGTAAAATTCCTAGCTTTAATTCTGTTGGAATTAAACTTAATTTTTGGATATTCCAACATCTCTGAGGCAAAAGGTAAAAGTTCTCCGGTTGATGTAGGTGGATGAGCCTTCTAAATATGGTGTTGTCGTCATGGAAGAATCGACAGGGCAAGTAGAGAGATTTGTAGAGAAGCCAAAGTTATTTGTTGGCAACAAGATCAATGCTGGATTTTACCTGCTGAATCCTTCTGTCCTAGATAGAATTCAATTACGGCCAACATCAATCGAGAAAGAGGTTTTCCCAAAAATTGCAGCAGAGGAAAAACTATATGCTATGGTCTTACCAGGATTTTGGATGGACATTGGTCAGCCAAGAGATTACATTGCTGGCCTCAGACTCTACCTGGATTCTTTAAAGAAGAATTCTTCACCTAAATTGGCTTCAGGATCTCACATTGTTGGAAATGTCATAGTGGATGAGTCTGCCAAGATTGGAGAGGGTTGTTTGATAGGACCAGATGTTGCAATTGGTTCTGGTTGTGTTATTGAGTCTGGAGTTAGACTCTCCCGCTGCACCGTGATGCGAGGAGTCCGCATCAAGAAACATGCCTGCATCTCAAGTAGCATCATTGGCTGGCATTCTACGGTTGGACAATGGGCTCGTGTAGAGAACATGACCATTCTTGGAGAAGATGTCCATGTCTGTGATGAAATTTACAGCAACGGAGGTGTAGTTTTGCCCCACAAGGAGATCAAATCTAGCATATTGAAACCTGAAATAGTTATGTGAGGATATGATTGTTAGCACTAGTGAGATATTATGTATTTGTTGAATTTGACAAGATTAATGTTAACCAGTGTAAACATTTGAAGCCTCCTTTTAGGAAGAAATTGGCAgatgcatttttcatgcatttacattgcATGATCACACTTAATATGATatcatgcatgacattattaagACCATTTCCCTTCTGTAAATAGCAAGGGTTTTGTTCATTTGAAAACATttctcacttgccttcttatcccctaaggcatttgaatcttctttctctcttgtagtatttcacttgtatttattggagtgaaataaagtttgagttgattgtgtccgaggactaggcaaaaattaaattttgccgaacctcgttaatttctggtgttctttttattattgtctcatttactatttattagTTACCTTTAGATATAATAGTTGTGATTTAATCACTCTCTATATAttcggcttccgcaacaattagtatcagagccaaggttctatcttagtatgctctgtggttgcagcatagtctgaacttccacatcagaaaagaattactttggtGTTCTGTACTGTCAGCAAATAAATAGTATCTGTAGCAAAAAATGAGAGATAATAAAAATGAAGAGTCCACATCGGGTGTCAGTAATACgtcgttggcatcttcgcttatgataATAATTATGTCAAATGGGAAATTTGCAgttgaaatttttgacgggtcaggacatttcgGGATGTGGCAAGCTGAGGTTCTTGatatcctttttcaacaagggctagatattGTCatagaagaaaagaaaccagataaTATCGGAGAAAGAGATTAGAAGATTATCAACCGCGTTGCTTGTGGTACCATTCGATCTTATCTCGCAAGAGAACAGAAGTATCCATACACAAAAGAATcttctgcaagtaaattgtgAAATGCATTGGAggataaattcttgaagaaaaacagtcaaaataaacttTACATGAAAAAAAGACTGTTGCGCTTCACATATGTTC
The sequence above is drawn from the Nicotiana tabacum cultivar K326 chromosome 13, ASM71507v2, whole genome shotgun sequence genome and encodes:
- the LOC107810135 gene encoding mannose-1-phosphate guanylyltransferase 1; this translates as MKALILVGGFGTRLRPLTLSVPKPLVEFANKPMILHQIEALKAVGVTEVVLAINYQPEVMLNFLKEFEANLEIKITCSQETEPLGTAGPLALARDKLIDDSGEPFFVLNSDVISEYPFKEMIAFHKSHGGEASLMVTKVDEPSKYGVVVMEESTGQVERFVEKPKLFVGNKINAGFYLLNPSVLDRIQLRPTSIEKEVFPKIAAEEKLYAMVLPGFWMDIGQPRDYIAGLRLYLDSLKKNSSPKLASGSHIVGNVIVDESAKIGEGCLIGPDVAIGSGCVIESGVRLSRCTVMRGVRIKKHACISSSIIGWHSTVGQWARVENMTILGEDVHVCDEIYSNGGVVLPHKEIKSSILKPEIVM